The following coding sequences are from one Lolium rigidum isolate FL_2022 chromosome 6, APGP_CSIRO_Lrig_0.1, whole genome shotgun sequence window:
- the LOC124667879 gene encoding transcription factor TRY-like, whose product MSSKSLVKNSKTMGVHEAKEVNSTAQHFVDFTEAEEDLVFRMHRLVGNRWELIAGRIPGRTAEEVEMFWAKKQKEQ is encoded by the exons ATGAGCAGTAAAAGCTTGGTGAAGAACTCCAAGACCATGGGTGTCCATGAAGCGAAAG AAGTTAATAGCACCGCACAGCATTTCGTTGATTTCACAGAAGCAGAGGAAGATCTAGTATTCAGAATGCACAGGCTTGTCGGGAACAG GTGGGAACTTATAGCTGGAAGGATCCCCGGAAGAACAGCAGAAGAAGTAGAGATGTTTTGGGCAAAAAAGCAAAAGGAACAATGA
- the LOC124667876 gene encoding chitinase domain-containing protein 1-like produces MAPRRRDRRSRRDPSPSPSHPSGPRASSSTPRPRPRLAFVALPLLLLILAALHFTGRLSGPQAPRTTPISVYERGLVKRQVSADEILAEHDRVSENRSLRHFPNPVLAYVTPWNSKGYDMAKLFSTKLTHVSPVWYDLKSDGNKLVLEGQHNYDAGWVSELQSNASLVVPRVVLEAFPGVVLLKKKPRDKAIDLIVSECRDKGYDGIVLESWSRWAAYGVLDDPKLRKLALQFVKQLGEALHSISSQLSTRNHLELIYVIPAPRMEGLNNQDFGPEDLLQLADSVDGFSLMTYDFSGPQNPGPSAPLKWIQYSLTTLLPDKGSASRGYSHMIFLGINFYGNDFLLSKGGAGSSITGRDFIHLLEKYKPSLQWDDKSSEHFFIYSDEGVRHAVFYPTLMSLSVRLDEAQDWGIGLSIWEIGQGLDYFFDVL; encoded by the exons ATGGCGCCGCGGAGGCGGGATCGCCGGAGTCGCCGCGACCCCTCGCCGTCGCCCTCCCACCCAAGCGGGCCGCGCGCTTCCTCCTCAACCCCACGCCCACGCCCCCGCCTCGCCTTCGTCGCGCTTCCCCTGCTTCTCCTCATCCTCGCCGCGCTTCACTTCACCGGCCGCCTTTCCGGTCCCCAGGCGCCCCGGACGACCCCAATCTCAGTCTACGAGCGCGGCCTAGTCAAGCGCCAAGTCTCCGCGGACGAGATCCTCGCC GAGCACGATAGGGTTTCGGAGAACCGGTCGCTCCGCCACTTCCCCAACCCCGTCCTCGCTTACGTGACTCCCTG GAACTCTAAAGGTTATGACATGGCAAAGTTGTTCAGCACTAAGCTTACTCATGTATCACCAGTGTGGTATGACTTAAAGAG TGATGGGAACAAGCTAGTTTTGGAAGGGCAGCACAATTATGATGCCGGATGGGTCTCCGAGCTTCAAAGTAATGCATCTTTG GTAGTGCCAAGAGTTGTCTTGGAAGCATTCCCTGGTGTTGTACTTCTAAAAAAGAAGCCAAGGGACAAAGCAATTGACCTTATAGTGAGTGAATGCAG GGATAAGGGATATGATGGTATTGTGCTGGAATCCTGGTCAAGATGGGCTGCCTATGGTGTGCTAGATGATCCAAAGCTACGCAAACTG GCACTTCAATTTGTTAAGCAACTGGGGGAGGCTTTGCATTCTATCAGTTCCCAATTAAGTACCAGGAACCATTTGGAACTAATTTATGTTATCCCAGCTCCACGAATGGAAGGGCTGAACAATCAAGACTTTGGACCTGAAGATCTTCTGCAGTTGGCTGACTCTGTGGATGGTTTTTCTCTTATGACATATGACTTCTCCGGACCACAAAACCCTGGCCCCAGTGCACCTCTGAAGTGGATACAGTATTCTTTAACAACACTTCTCCCAGACAAGGGTTCTGCTTCTCGTGGTTATTCTCACATGATATTCCTTGGAATTAATTTTTATGGGAACGACTTTCTACTTTCCAAAG GTGGTGCTGGTAGTTCTATTACTGGAAGAGATTTCATTCATTTACTTGAGAAATACAAGCCATCTTTGCAGTGGGATGACAAAAGTTCAGAGCATTTTTTTATATATTCGGATGAAGGCGTGAGGCATGCTGTATTTTATCCGACACTGATGTCCCTTTCTGTACGTTTGGATGAAGCACAAGATTGGGGGATAGGGCTTTCAATCTGGGAAATTGGACAAGGTTTGGACTACTTTTTTGATGTTCTCTAG
- the LOC124659718 gene encoding polypyrimidine tract-binding protein homolog 1-like isoform X1 produces the protein MASGGNPQFRYTQPPSKVIHVRNLPWECTDEELAELGSPFGKVVNTKCNVGANRNQAFIEFADQNQAIAMVSYYASSAEPAQVRGKNVYLQYSNRQEIVNSKNTGDAAGNVLLVTMEGVLPDAVSIDVLHLVFSAFGYVHKIATFEKASGYQALIQFSDAETASSAKDALDGRCIPSYLLPELDGACTLRINYSAHSVLNVKFQSHRSRDYTNPYLPLAPSAIDGSGVAQDGKNQEAESNVLLATVENMQYIVTIDALHEVFSAYGFVQKVAIFEKNAGFHALIQYPDIQTAVKAKEALEGHSIYEGGFCKLHLAFSRHTDLNVRINNERGRDYTGGNSAPANHGPSILGPQPAGTIAPPAATGTVVPPGPASILATPGAPSPQSFHPSSEPHPQTASGGSQQYANQGILQGPPGAPPQIPGFGVPGFPQGSNQAQMSQHSGQGNQQMPNHQLPQAMLFPGHGRQQLPPGPQMMQGPGFGGLQIPQGPMQPMPQFHLYGNQQFPPGAGPQMMGFPGQGGQYPPFGRRLHPYNR, from the exons ATGGCTTCCGGCGGGAACCCGCAGTTCCGGTACACCCAGCCGCCGTCGAAGGTGATACACGTCAGGAACCTGCCGTGGGAGTGCACCGACGAGGAGCTGGCCGAGCTGGGCAGCCCCTTCGGCAAGGTCGTCAACACCAAGTGCAACGTCGGCGCCAACCGCAACCAGGCCTTCATCGAATTC GCTGACCAAAATCAGGCAATTGCTATGGTATCTTATTACGCATCGTCTGCGGAGCCAGCACAGGTAAGAGGCAAAAATGTGTACCTCCAGTACTCCAATAGACAGGAGATTGTCAACAGCAAGAACACGGGGGACGCCGCAGGAAATGTTTTGCTGGTGACCATGGAGGGTGTTCTGCCAGATGCTGTGAGCATCGATGTTCTGCACTTG GTATTTTCTGCTTTTGGATATGTTCACAAGATTGCTACCTTTGAGAAGGCATCTGGTTATCAG gcattgatacagTTCTCTGATGCTGAGACAGCATCGTCTGCAAAAGATGCTCTTGATGGCAGATGCATTCCTAG CTACTTGCTTCCAGAACTTGATGGGGCCTGCACTTTGAGAATAAATTATTCAGCACATTCTGTTCTAAATGTCAAGTTTCAGAGCCACAGGAGTAG ggaCTATACAAACCCATACCTTCCTCTTGCTCCTTCTGCTATTGATGGATCTGGAGTG GCCCAGGATGGGAAGAATCAGGAGGCAGAAAGCAATGTTCTTCTTGCGACAGTTGAGAATATGCAGTATATTGTTACAATAGATGCCCTTCACGAG GTCTTTTCTGCTTATGGGTTTGTGCAAAAGGTTGCTATTTTTGAGAAAAATGCAGGCTTCCATGCATTAATCCAATATCCAG ATATTCAAACTGCAGTTAAAGCAAAAGAGGCATTAGAAGGACACAGCATCTATGAAGGCGGATTTTGCAAGCTTCACCTCGCGTTTTCACGCCATACTGATCTTAATGTTAGG ATCAACAATGAGCGAGGTCGCGATTACACTGGAGGGAACAGTGCTCCAGCTAACCACGGACCTTCCATTCTTGGTCCTCAGCCAGCTGGCACTATAGCTCCTCCTGCAGCCACTGGTACAGTAGTGCCACCAGGGCCTGCTTCTATTCTGGCAACACCTGGAGCACCATCCCCACAATCGTTTCATCCTTCCAGTGAGCCACACCCACAAACTGCTTCAGGTGGATCTCAACAGTACGCCAACCAGGGAATCCTACAAGGCCCTCCTGGTGCTCCTCCACAGATCCCCGGCTTTGGAGTCCCAGGTTTTCCCCAAGGCTCAAATCAAGCTCAAATGTCACAGCATTCAGGTCAAGGAAATCAACAGATGCCCAACCACCAGCTACCTCAAGCAATGTTGTTCCCTGGCCATGGAAGGCAGCAGCTACCTCCAGGTCCTCAAATGATGCAGGGTccaggtttcggaggcctgcagaTTCCACAAGGTCCTATGCAACCAATGCCGCAGTTTCATCTATACGGCAACCAGCAGTTTCCTCCTGGTGCAGGGCCGCAGATGATGGGCTTTCCTGGGCAGGGAGGCCAGTATCCTCCATTTGGTAGGCGGCTTCATCCCTATAACCGTTAG
- the LOC124659718 gene encoding polypyrimidine tract-binding protein homolog 1-like isoform X2, with protein sequence MNGLAGCSHGVSWLAAATRTHVFSAFGYVHKIATFEKASGYQALIQFSDAETASSAKDALDGRCIPSYLLPELDGACTLRINYSAHSVLNVKFQSHRSRDYTNPYLPLAPSAIDGSGVAQDGKNQEAESNVLLATVENMQYIVTIDALHEVFSAYGFVQKVAIFEKNAGFHALIQYPDIQTAVKAKEALEGHSIYEGGFCKLHLAFSRHTDLNVRINNERGRDYTGGNSAPANHGPSILGPQPAGTIAPPAATGTVVPPGPASILATPGAPSPQSFHPSSEPHPQTASGGSQQYANQGILQGPPGAPPQIPGFGVPGFPQGSNQAQMSQHSGQGNQQMPNHQLPQAMLFPGHGRQQLPPGPQMMQGPGFGGLQIPQGPMQPMPQFHLYGNQQFPPGAGPQMMGFPGQGGQYPPFGRRLHPYNR encoded by the exons ATGAATGGATTAGCAGGCTGTTCTCACGGAGTATCTTGGCTGGCTGCCGCAACAAGAACACAT GTATTTTCTGCTTTTGGATATGTTCACAAGATTGCTACCTTTGAGAAGGCATCTGGTTATCAG gcattgatacagTTCTCTGATGCTGAGACAGCATCGTCTGCAAAAGATGCTCTTGATGGCAGATGCATTCCTAG CTACTTGCTTCCAGAACTTGATGGGGCCTGCACTTTGAGAATAAATTATTCAGCACATTCTGTTCTAAATGTCAAGTTTCAGAGCCACAGGAGTAG ggaCTATACAAACCCATACCTTCCTCTTGCTCCTTCTGCTATTGATGGATCTGGAGTG GCCCAGGATGGGAAGAATCAGGAGGCAGAAAGCAATGTTCTTCTTGCGACAGTTGAGAATATGCAGTATATTGTTACAATAGATGCCCTTCACGAG GTCTTTTCTGCTTATGGGTTTGTGCAAAAGGTTGCTATTTTTGAGAAAAATGCAGGCTTCCATGCATTAATCCAATATCCAG ATATTCAAACTGCAGTTAAAGCAAAAGAGGCATTAGAAGGACACAGCATCTATGAAGGCGGATTTTGCAAGCTTCACCTCGCGTTTTCACGCCATACTGATCTTAATGTTAGG ATCAACAATGAGCGAGGTCGCGATTACACTGGAGGGAACAGTGCTCCAGCTAACCACGGACCTTCCATTCTTGGTCCTCAGCCAGCTGGCACTATAGCTCCTCCTGCAGCCACTGGTACAGTAGTGCCACCAGGGCCTGCTTCTATTCTGGCAACACCTGGAGCACCATCCCCACAATCGTTTCATCCTTCCAGTGAGCCACACCCACAAACTGCTTCAGGTGGATCTCAACAGTACGCCAACCAGGGAATCCTACAAGGCCCTCCTGGTGCTCCTCCACAGATCCCCGGCTTTGGAGTCCCAGGTTTTCCCCAAGGCTCAAATCAAGCTCAAATGTCACAGCATTCAGGTCAAGGAAATCAACAGATGCCCAACCACCAGCTACCTCAAGCAATGTTGTTCCCTGGCCATGGAAGGCAGCAGCTACCTCCAGGTCCTCAAATGATGCAGGGTccaggtttcggaggcctgcagaTTCCACAAGGTCCTATGCAACCAATGCCGCAGTTTCATCTATACGGCAACCAGCAGTTTCCTCCTGGTGCAGGGCCGCAGATGATGGGCTTTCCTGGGCAGGGAGGCCAGTATCCTCCATTTGGTAGGCGGCTTCATCCCTATAACCGTTAG
- the LOC124659610 gene encoding acidic endochitinase-like — protein MAIPAKPSASFSVACLLAAIFLFSSAPRSHGGSIAIYWGQNGNEGTLAETCSTGNYGFVNIAFLCSFGSGQSPQLNLAGHCDPYSNACTNLTADINLCQSKGVKVMLSIGGGAGGYTLNSEQDAADLALYIWNSFLGGSSPSSKRPFGDAVLDGVDFDIEGGNPDYYGALASHLKSYSGKGSKNKEVYLSAAPQCPFPDQWVGKALDTGLFDYVWVQFYNNPPCQFVQGNPANLMDSWKQWTTGVHAKYIFLGLPAAPAAAGSGFIPAASLESQVLPALKGSSKYGGVMLWSKFYDDQDGYSSAIKNSV, from the coding sequence ATGGCCATTCCGGCTAAACCCAGCGCCTCCTTCTCCGTCGCCTGCCTCTTGGCGGCCATCTTCCTCTTCTCGTCGGCCCCGCGGAGCCATGGCGGCAGCATCGCCATCTACTGGGGCCAGAACGGCAACGAGGGCACCCTCGCCGAGACCTGCAGCACGGGGAACTACGGCTTCGTGAACATCGCCTTCCTCTGCAGCTTCGGGTCGGGCCAGTCCCCCCAGCTCAACCTCGCCGGACACTGCGACCCCTACTCGAACGCGTGCACCAACCTCACCGCGGACATCAACCTGTGCCAGTCCAAGGGCGTGAAGGTGATGCTCTCCATCGGCGGGGGCGCCGGAGGGTACACGCTCAACTCGGAGCAGGACGCCGCCGACCTCGCGCTGTACATCTGGAACAGCttcctcgggggcagctcgccgtcGTCCAAGCGGCCGTTCGGCGACGCCGTGCTGGACGGCGTGGACTTCGACATCGAGGGAGGCAACCCGGACTACTACGGTGCCCTGGCGTCCCACCTCAAGTCCTACAGCGGCAAGGGGAGCAAGAACAAGGAGGTGTACCTGTCGGCGGCGCCGCAGTGCCCGTTCCCGGACCAGTGGGTGGGCAAGGCGCTGGACACGGGGCTCTTCGACTACGTGTGGGTGCAGTTCTACAACAACCCGCCATGCCAGTTCGTGCAGGGGAACCCGGCCAACCTGATGGACTCGTGGAAGCAGTGGACCACGGGGGTCCACGCCAAGTACATCTTCCTCGGGCTGCCGGCGGCGCCTGCGGCGGCGGGGAGCGGGTTCATACCGGCGGCGAGCCTGGAGTCGCAGGTGCTCCCGGCGCTGAAGGGGTCCAGCAAGTACGGCGGGGTGATGCTGTGGTCCAAGTTCTACGACGACCAGGACGGCTACAGCTCCGCCATCAAGAACTCCGTCTGA